The DNA segment ATCAGTTTTTGTTGGAATTCTTGGCCTAATCTTTGCAATTTACACTGTCAGTTTCAGTTTGTCATTttaattgcatagcttgtgagcCATAAGTATTTCCAAATGTTCTGCTTGTTTCAATGTGTTACTTGGGACCGGTGATGGAGCTACATAACTCCAAGGGGTGTCAACGGATACCACTTTGCCGAAAAAATGCACTGTTTAGATAGGTAATTTTTTTAAAGTGTATATATACTACTATGTGTTGAATCCCTTGACTTCTTCGCgtattttcttctttaaattttgaCACTCCTTAGTGAAAATCGTAGCTCTGCTACTTCTCGGGACACATTTTTCAGAAGAATCCTGCTGGATTTTACTAGTCCATTACCAAGTTTATAATCTCACCACTCTATTTGTGCTGCAGATTGTTTTAGAAGTCCTCTCTTGATCTTGTTATGGATTTATATTGCAGCATAAGTTAGTCATAATTAACTCTCAGTCCCTCCTCCTCGTGGAACATTTATCTAACCTTTTTGTTAATTTGATTTGATTGCAGCAAGAAGAAAGTCAAAGCGAATTCTAGTTATAGGTAACTATCTATAACTGCAAATCCTTTTCATATTACCAGATTTACTCAATTTGCTCCCATATTGTCTTCTTCAGCTGTGTTCCACTGTTCTGTAGTCATTTTTCAAACAAAATTTGATTAGTTTCCTCTGTTGTTTGCTTCAGTCTTATCTGCAGTAATTGGCTTGATCCTTTCAATTTGCCTTAGTATTTTTATCTGGCGTTTCAAGAAAGGAAAGGGTGGTTGTTCTTACTTCTTCACAAGAAATACATATTCTGATTCCTCGAGTCAAGATCTTGAAGGTTGCAGCAAGTACTTTGGAGTTCCTGTCTTCTCCTACTCTACACTTGAAGAAGCCACCAATAATTTCGATTCCTCCAAAGAACTTGGAGACGGAGGTTTTGGAACTGTATACCATGGTAATAAGCCATTATAATTCAAGCCACTGAGTTTTTGCATTATTGTATCAATGCTATGAGTTGGTAACATATTTCAGTAAGCTAATAATGTAGTTCTTTTATCAGGTAAACTTCGTGATGGGAGGGAAGTTGCAGTGAAACGCCTGTACGAGCAAAGTTCCAAGAGGATGGTGCAATTCAAGAATGAAGTTGAAATTCTTACTCGCCTAAGGCACCAGAATCTTGTTATGCTTTATGGCTGCACATCAAGGCATAGTCGTGAACTCCTCCTCGTTTATGAATACATTCCAAATGGAACAATTGCTGATCACCTCCACGGAGAAAAAGCAAAGAACGGGAGTAGCCTTATATGGCCTATCCGCATGAAAATTGCCATAGAAACTGCCAGCGCTTTAGCTTATCTCCACGCTTCTGACATAATACACCGTGATGTTAAGACTACTAACATTCTCCTTGACAACAATTTTGGTGTCAAAGTTGCGGATTTTGGGCTGTCAAGACTTTCTCCACATGATGTAACTCATATCTCGACTGCTCCTCAGGGGACGCCTGGATATGTCGATCCAGAATATCATGCATGCTATCAGTTAACTAATAAAAGCGATGTGTATAGCTTCGGGGTTGTCCTTGTTGAGCTGATATCATCACTGCCTGCTGTGGATATAAGAAGACATAAGGATGAAATTAGTTTGGCTAACTTTGCATTAAACAAGATTTTGAAATGTGCATTTGAGGAGTTGATTGATCCGTCTCTTGGTTACGAGTCCGATGCTGAAGTTAGGAGAATGACTACTTCAGTTGCAGACCTAGCTTTTCAATGTCTGCAACTTGAGAAGGAGATGAGGCCAACAATGGATCAAGTGTTGGAAATTCTAAAGGCGATTCGGAGGGGCGAGTTTGAAAGCCAGAAGAAAGAAGAGATTAATGTCATTGACAATGTAGATGAATCAGAAGATGATGTACAACTGATGAAATCTACATTACATCTTTCACCAAATTCTGTGAATGATAGGTGGGTTAGTGAATCTACCACAGCTAGTATTAGCGGGTGAAATCCCTTACGTGGGTTACTAACAACTTCATTATTTTTCAGCTTTCACTCTCTTCTCATTATTTTTGGCTCTCTGCTTGTTTATGAGTTCACTGCCTAATTGTATCCAGAAATGTGTTTAAAATGGAGATGCCTTATGTTAGAGTCCGTTTGGATTAGCTTATTGAAAATAGCTGATAAGTTTGAACTGCTGAAATTGATTTTTAAAATAAGCATTTACGCATAAGGATAGAAGTGTTGAAACTGATAATAAGCAGTTGATGTGTTTGATTAAAAAGAGTTGATAAGCTAATcttttgttaaaatgactaaaatacccttgaattttttttcaaaatatcataaattacatatttctttgtaaagaaaagaattaacaatGAATATGGAATGAAGAGAAAGTCaagaaatttattttgggaaaagtgttttgtgaattaaaaaatattattaaggaTAAACTAGTAAAAGTGTTGGTCAAACTAAAAGTACTTATAAGCTGAAAAGTCATAAGTTGGGGGTGACGAGCTTATGACTTATGGCtgattttagcttataagcacttgacTTATGAGTACTTTGGGTGTTTACCAAACGCGTAAATAAGCCAAAAATGTTTATAAACCACTTTGAGcaacttataagcttagccaaacactctCGTAAACTCACATTCCTAATTGTTGGTCACTTGTCTGTACAACCATGTCCTAATGTGGTTTGACAGTTCCCTAATGTAATTATCACTTAATTACATAACACCATATGGTTAGCACAGAAAGATAGATATTGAAAAAAACAGAAGAACAGTATCAAGATAAGTTACATTTGTCTTTTATTAAAAGGCCTATATTCGCCCTTATGTGAATAGGCATCAAGAATATATGGAATCCCAATAGTATAATTAGGTTTGTGTTTGTGGATGCATTTCAAGAACTCCTCTTTATCTGTTTATCTTCTCACTTTTGTTAATTGTATGATATCACACATCGCTTGTATCGTTTCGAGAGTATGCAAGATATTTATACAACCAAATCATTTATAAGGTAATTCCATGTAATTGTAATTAATTttctaataaaaataataactgaCTTGCTATTATATGATTTTCCCTCCGCGCCCCTAAAGAAAGGTGGCCTCTCAATTTTGTTTCAAAGCTAGTACTATTAATTAAGAAAGTCGCATTACGTATTTAAATTGTTTTATATGGTTCACTAGTTCCATTACAATGCAAACTCTGAGCCGGTGTCACTGGATGATATGTGGAAATGATCCTTGCACGAGCTAATTATTTGACAAGGAAAGAAGCCAAGTATTCAATTgaagaaataaaacaagaaagTTAAGAGTCCAATAATGCTTTGGGTCCCTCGAGACAAAAATAGCCACCGAAACACTATTTACCTTCTTGCCGGTATTTTCTTTCCACGTGTTTTGGCTTATTCAAAGAAATAACACCACACTCTTTTTCAAGGGAGGCTTTAATTATAAGGGCCGACTCAGCTTTTTTTTTCTGCTTTTTCTTTTCCCcgaggaacaacaacaacaacgataaCTAATTAAAACTTCATAAGTGGAGTTTAGAGAGGATAGAGggtacgcataccttacccctatTCCGGAGGGATAAAGAGACTATTTTTGAGAGACCCTCAGCTTAAGAAGATGAAAATAAACAGTAGAATTTGTGACAGcaacaaaattagaaaaataatattAGCATTGTAAAAAACAAAAAATCGATGGAAAAACAATAACATCAACCAGTAATAAAGCCGCAGTACTAtgaaaaaacgaaaaaatagTGTGGAAACAATATAAACCACTAGCAGTCCAAGACAAAACCCTAGCACACTAGCCTCACCCCTCGGTTGCAAAGAAGAAAAACGTTTGATCCCCTCCTAACCTTCAACTCTAATGTTCGACCTTCACACCTTCCAATCAAGAGTTATGTCCTCGAAAATCTAAAGTCGCATCATGTCATGTTTGATCACCTCactccaatacttcttaggtcacTCTCTACCTCTTCTCAACCCACCAAAACCAACCACCCACACCTCCTCACTGGGACATCTTGGCTTCTCCTCCGcacatgtccgaaccatctaagTCTCGCTTTCTGCATCTTGTCGTCTATGGGAGCCACGctcaccttctcccgaatatcttcattcttaatcttatcCAGCGTAGTGTGCCCGGACATTCATGTCatcatcctcatctctgctactttcatcttctgaataTAAAAATTTTTAAGTGACCAATATTCAACCCCATATAACAAGGCTGGTCTGAAACCCGAAATATTGTTTCATAGGTGAACAACTCTCTAGTAGGATTGAGCTAATAATATATCGGTTAATGATATATTAGACTGATTAAATCTAATTTTAAAATAGCCCCAGAGAAATCTTTTTCTAAAAATGCCCAAAATTGGAATTCCCTTTCCCCAATGTTCTCTTCTCTAAAATTCCCAATATTTTCTCCATCCCCGTTATTTAATAGAGCCAAATCTTCGCCTTCCTTCTTCTACAATtcttaatttttcagatttctatTATTTTCCTTATATCTTAGCCAATAGCACATTCCGCACCCTCCGGTTATTGTGAAGAAGAAGCTCTACTAATTAAGATTATCTTGCACGCCAAAAAAATTTGGGTCGTCTATATTGTGGTTGCAGAAGTTATGGGGTAAGTTAAAATTTAAATTCTATACTAAAGTAATTTATTAAACACATAGTATCCTATCTTAGGAGAGTGTGCCTCACCTTACCTCAAAATCCTTCATTTCCAACTAAGCTAGCCTCTATGCGTGCCAATAACATTCGAGAACCTCAACCTACATTAAGTAACGCAGCTACAATCCGTCCAATAGCCCGTTTgaccaagctgcaaaaatcagcttattttgagaaatgtttttttctcaaaagtgattttctcaaaagtatttttggtgagaagtagtttgtgtttggctaattagtttgaaaaacacttctgaacaacaattagtgtttggccaagctttaaaaaactgcttctgagtgtatttttctcaaaagtgcttctcaaaaaagtgcttttggagagaaactacttttttctgcttctccaaaaatGTTTTTGCTTctcttcaaaagcacttttttccttccaaaagtttggccaaatatctcaatttttggtcaaaagtgcttttggcaagcacttttagccaaaaagaagcttggccaaacaaccTATTAATCCCCAAGAAATTTATTCCTTTCAATTAAACTTTGCCTTACCCTAATTCAAGATTTTAGTTTTCTAAGTCTTGTGTTAAATCTTACCCTTGTAGTGTTTTCAAGTTGCTAATATTATTCATAATTTTAATTAAAACAATATCTAAAAGTAGGGTGAAAGATTACCTTTTAAACTTCAAATCCTAATTAACTTTATGGGGTGTTCTTGAAGCTTTTGAATGAAATCATAGTGATTCAATCCATAATAGTGTTAGTCTCAACTATTTTGGGTGTGATATCTAACTAGATTTAGCCACGAATTGACCCAATGAACTTACctttgtaatttttttaaagaGTTACTTGAACTCTCTCTTAAAAGTTCCAAAACAAGTCGTAAGAAATAGAAAAGAGCCGAAACTACCCTTCAACTATAGAAAATAGATCACTTTTGCCctttgttatttttttatatCAAAACTATCTTTGCCGTTAGTAAAGTAGACCACTTCTACCCCTTAAAATTAACGATTGTTCATGTCAGCATATATAGATAAAAAAAATCTACTACTCATTAATCCGTCCCATTTATTCAATAACTTGTATTTTAACCTGTGACTCATCTATTTATCCCCTCGAATTTTTTATAGAGTAAT comes from the Nicotiana sylvestris chromosome 4, ASM39365v2, whole genome shotgun sequence genome and includes:
- the LOC104219036 gene encoding LEAF RUST 10 DISEASE-RESISTANCEUS RECEPTOR-LIKE PROTEIN KINASE-like 1.1 isoform X1, whose translation is MLALDYLSVFLIFYQFLIFHSNQAQNQSRDSCPEEFNCGILGNVRFPFSASSQPACGLYIIDCDAKPNPTIPLGGNVYTALQQRSYKNSYRVLDLRFNDLLARNSCNSFDKDLSFPSSPSISFRTNERNITLFKCNNSLDIDRSTNDYYFRDYKHYTNCSGFSIYYKYPTTWREGYSDAPEGDIPNNCSLIQLPIKWRSQQLTQNSSLFDLLTANFTIQWSLSDDCSKCYYQGGRCLADSNNNFLCSQNPKARRKSKRILVIVLSAVIGLILSICLSIFIWRFKKGKGGCSYFFTRNTYSDSSSQDLEGCSKYFGVPVFSYSTLEEATNNFDSSKELGDGGFGTVYHGKLRDGREVAVKRLYEQSSKRMVQFKNEVEILTRLRHQNLVMLYGCTSRHSRELLLVYEYIPNGTIADHLHGEKAKNGSSLIWPIRMKIAIETASALAYLHASDIIHRDVKTTNILLDNNFGVKVADFGLSRLSPHDVTHISTAPQGTPGYVDPEYHACYQLTNKSDVYSFGVVLVELISSLPAVDIRRHKDEISLANFALNKILKCAFEELIDPSLGYESDAEVRRMTTSVADLAFQCLQLEKEMRPTMDQVLEILKAIRRGEFESQKKEEINVIDNVDESEDDVQLMKSTLHLSPNSVNDRYLRRNSLTLEGGRNQA
- the LOC104219036 gene encoding LEAF RUST 10 DISEASE-RESISTANCEUS RECEPTOR-LIKE PROTEIN KINASE-like 1.1 isoform X2, producing MLALDYLSVFLIFYQFLIFHSNQAQNQSRDSCPEEFNCGILGNVRFPFSASSQPACGLYIIDCDAKPNPTIPLGGNVYTALQQRSYKNSYRVLDLRFNDLLARNSCNSFDKDLSFPSSPSISFRTNERNITLFKCNNSLDIDRSTNDYYFRDYKHYTNCSGFSIYYKYPTTWREGYSDAPEGDIPNNCSLIQLPIKWRSQQLTQNSSLFDLLTANFTIQWSLSDDCSKCYYQGGRCLADSNNNFLCSQNPKARRKSKRILVIVLSAVIGLILSICLSIFIWRFKKGKGGCSYFFTRNTYSDSSSQDLEGCSKYFGVPVFSYSTLEEATNNFDSSKELGDGGFGTVYHGKLRDGREVAVKRLYEQSSKRMVQFKNEVEILTRLRHQNLVMLYGCTSRHSRELLLVYEYIPNGTIADHLHGEKAKNGSSLIWPIRMKIAIETASALAYLHASDIIHRDVKTTNILLDNNFGVKVADFGLSRLSPHDVTHISTAPQGTPGYVDPEYHACYQLTNKSDVYSFGVVLVELISSLPAVDIRRHKDEISLANFALNKILKCAFEELIDPSLGYESDAEVRRMTTSVADLAFQCLQLEKEMRPTMDQVLEILKAIRRGEFESQKKEEINVIDNVDESEDDVQLMKSTLHLSPNSVNDRWVSESTTASISG